Genomic window (Rosa chinensis cultivar Old Blush chromosome 6, RchiOBHm-V2, whole genome shotgun sequence):
CATTTTAGTATTGTTGCGCATTTGAGATTCACAACTATTGCTTATAGTGCCAATATGTATGTTTAGTAAAGGAAGAATCTCAGATGCCTTatttttttgttcctcttttcaTTTATGTCCGTGGAGGAACTCCTGGTTACGAAGCTTTAATACTTATTTATTCATATTCATTATCTTTGTCTCAATGGGATTGTTGTTGGTGGTCTTCTGAAGTTGGCATTGGGTCACAGTTAGTGTTCTTTCTCATCTATAGTGGATTTAGCTTTGTCAATTCACTAGAAAAGTTGAGACTCTAGAGATTGGATCTAGTTGTGAAATGGTAAAGAGAAGGACAGATACTCATTTGGCCAAAAGTGGGACTATGCaagtttgagaagaaaaatcATGGCCATAAGGAACAACTTGTTAATGCACTTTGAAATTGCCTATTTCAAATTATAGGTCACAATAATTTAGGGATTTGTGTCTTTGACTAGGACCAATTCCTATTGGTATACAAGCAAGTTAGGTAAGAGCTAGAAATTCTTGCCCCAAGCTCAGCTCTCATCTCCCATCTATGCTTTCAGTGTAATCCACAAACCCTGAGGTTACTACACGAGGGCCACCTATTTTTACCTTCTATTCTGAAGTTACTGAATTCCAATAGATTTTATCTTCCATAATTATTAGACTTTACCCTCTTATCCACTTGGAAATGATCAACATCTTTAGCTTCAGTTCAAACCAAGAAAGATCAATAGCTTTAGCTTTGGGTACCTTGATGTGGTAGTGTTTTTTTTACTCATGCTTACTTCCCTTTTAAGCTTATGAGGGTTATCTGTCAGATTAGACGGTATCTAAAATTGGATAAACTTTTGTGTTTCTGACATTGAACTAATCTGATTGCTCACGTATCTAGAGTTTCAGAGTCAGAATTCGATTGAACATTGTCTTGTTATCTAACCTTCACGCCACGCATTCTGAGCAACTGCAAGCACCCGAAACTAAGATCCCCATTAACTTCTGACATGAGGGTTAACAAGGTTGTTATGCTAACATTACAATGGTCCTGTTTACAAGAAGTAACTTCCAATCTTTGTTGCGTTTAAAGAGTTGACTCCTTTTCCTGCTATGAAAACAGTATTTTGATATCCACATATTGAAAAACTAAATCCACATGGGGTGTCATTTGTCATTGATGACTTGCCCAGGAGCTTACTGGTGAGAAAAAGCAAAAATATcaatatttttacttaatagtGGCATTGGTGTAATTCATTTTCTAATGTAAActagtcacaaaattgactcaAGATTGATTAGTTAAATTAGTGGAGGGCTCAATCTGAATTAATCTTCTTCTTTTACCAACATAGGATGAGACTTTTAGGATTTTCAAAAGACTCCACAACTGCTTTATGAGTAGACAAATGGTACCAAATCAGATAAGGTGTCACAATCTTGGGTTGTATTATGATTTTGGGCGGCTTAGTTTGGCTGGTTACTTTGCCAATGTACGAAGGTTTTCGAGTTGGGATTTGGCTGAAATGGGTGGTTATGTACACTTCAGAAATGGGATCATCTTTCTCACATCagtttgatatttttcaaacttcatTTGGAGCTAAAACTCCACCTTTCAAGCTGGTGGAGAACGAATATGAAGCTGGAGACACGGTATCTGTGTCCTCGACTCTAACCCCATAAAGCCACTTTCTACTAGAGGCCCATACCCAAGTTAAGCATATCTTCAATGCTAAATGTCCCATGACACCAAATGCATCGGGCATTTAGTTTGTATCTCCATATGATATGTATGAGTATGTTGGTAGCAATATTTTAAATTGAACTGACGCAATACTAGTTTGGTTAAGGATGAACTTGTACCAACTCAAACTACCTAACACCAGCATTATTTTGATTCTTTGCTACCAGTTACCAAAAGTAGACATATACAGAGTAACAACTGAACATCAACTGAATATCAACATATACAGAGTAAACATATACAAAAGTTCTTCAAAGCTACTGAATCTGCACTCTGCAATAGTTCAATTGTAATGACATACTTCAGTCAGGCTGATTAAGAGTAATAATCGCGGTTGCAGGAGTGAATTTAGGACCAAGGGGCATGTGGATGCTGTGGTCATAGACTTGCTTGGACGTGAAAGGGTGCAGATGCTTGTGCATAAAGTTTCTGTGTCTGTCATATAGTTCAAATATGTACAATATGAAAGTAATGAACAACTTGAtcaatcaaaaaaagaaaaaagaaagaaagaaagaaaaaaaaatttgtaatcaTAATGTCACTAAAGAATCCATTATTTTTTCCGAGTTGGTAACATGTTTAagcagtggtgttcacctggtcagttgctgaccaaagaatttatgctcaataacccttagatttacatcaaagggtggaaaacaaaacacctcaacttaataataattatctctaccattggatttacatctaagggtgattgaacattattttcttagtcaataactgatcaggtgaacattttcgcaTCCTTCCTTTGTTCGCTGGTTGATTTGCCTTTACTCCGTACAAGCATATCCCATGTAGGTTCATTGATTTTTACTTCAACCTGTACAATGATGTAATTCACATTGGGCTTGTTCTGTATGCTAAATTACATGCACATCTTAGTATGACGAAGTTGTTACTTCCAGGGAATTGAAAGCTATGTTGGGGTGATATTTGAAAACCGTCAAGCAGATCAAACTACTTTTCAAGGTTCCAAAGGTATGGCCAATAGCATTGACACTGGATGTTGACACTTAAAGCTTAGAAGGGATGGTTAGAATCTGCAAACTTTTATTTCCTAGAAACTGGCTGCTTCTTGTTTCTCACCTATGAAGGGTTTCATTCCTGTCTCAAAATTCTTATGTTTAAGAAGAATGGTTTGGAGAAAGACTATCCATTCAAATCAAGACCTCATGAGGAAACAATTTATGCAGAGGTTTGTATGAAACTTTGGTTATGTCTGTGTCCAAGTGTTCATTTAGAACTTTTTGTGGACTTGAATGATGCAAATTTGACAGCATATGGTGAAGCATCTTCAAGAGCTAGTTGATTCCAATCCGACCATACATTTCTTgctgtaaaaaaaattaaaaaaaataaaaaaataaataaaaggtagGTTTTGTCATGATACCTCGGTACCACCGGAGGGATTTGCCCTTCCTATAAAGCAAGAAAACATGGTCTTGGATCTGTAAAGATTCAACTGCAATGGCCAAGGTCCGCATAAGTGAAAATAGACTGATCATTAGACGGGAGCGCCCAATATGTGGAAATTCATCTGAAATCCTTAAACATGAACTAATAGATGCAATAGAAGATACAGTTAATTGAGAGATTACAGAGCACAAGGTTTTaatatgaagaaaaagaagatcacAAACACAAGTGGCCATTATAATAAGTTTCAAATTTAAAGGAGCCAAAGAGAGGAGATCTTGAGAATTCTCTCCTCCCAATAATGGAACTCCTCTCTTATTATACCAAAGTAGcaaattcatttcaacaacCTAGCAAACCAAACAAGCACTCTACTAGCTTCACTCAACAATAATACTGGATATCACCCTAGCTACAAGTACACACTTCAAACAACAAAGCACACTCTgcattcactccaagaaaagcTGGTCTCCTGGGACATACTCTTCGAATCAACTAGGATCTTTTACCTCCAAAGTGATGGAAAAGGATGGGATAGCAGAGTCGATCGACAGAATGAAGGAAAGGTCACTTAAGAGAGATAATTGAGCAGATAGTTTGAATGGCAGTGAGTATGAGGAGAACAACTGCTGCCACGAAAGACATAGTTGTCCAAGGGGTATTGAAATAACTGCTGCTCAAATTTGCGATCCATTTGTGCCACTTCGAACTGTAGAACTTGTCCAGCTCTCCACAAAGATGACCATAATAGAAGTAGTTTTTGTTATACACAATCCCAGTTGAAAGGTTGTTGATCAAGGTAGCCAAATCCTGATCGCCACCACCGAGATCATTTTCAACAATTTTATACTTGACAAGCAACCCCACATCTTTTGAATCGTCCACCAACTCATCCATGATGCTAACATAATCCCTTATGCAATAATCTTCAGAAGTAATGCATTGTTCAAAGGCAATTAAATTTGTAAGTACAAGCTCCGTTGTATCCCCTGTGTGCAATTTTGGAATCTTCAGAATCCCTTTATGGAATCCTATGCCAAACCATTTCGTGGTTACATCAAATCGTATGTCAAACAATTTCGTGGTTTTGACGGGTTTAAATTGGACTTCTGCCAGGTGTAGCTTTTCAATGCAAGGTGTTGTTGcagatttttctgttttgatcaTGGGTGGTTCTTTCGACATAGGAGCTATCAATAGCCCTCTAAAGAGATCAACAATATGTTTCGCTTCTACTCTGGGAGAATCATCTAACTCTATCCCGAAAGCTGTAGCACCCTGCTCACGAAGAAACTGTATGGAAAGACTCCTAACAGAAGCTGGATTGTCCCCAAGAATGAAGAATTTCTTGAATAGGTACTCAAGAATGAAGAATGGCAGCTGATTTTCAAGCATCAGCAAGTCAGTCAGTACATCCTCTACCATCCTTGGTTTTCCAAAGATgcaatcattttctttttgcaATTCACTGTCCGAGTACCTACGTAAGAACTGAATGACGAAGATGGCATCCACTAAAATGATTTTGACAAATTCATCACTTTCAAGATCAAAGGTGTCTGCGTAACAAGTCCGCAATTTTTTTTCTCGTTTTTTTTATGTAATCATTCAGCTCTAAATTGGTTCGGTCCATGACACGTTTAAGGTACCACTTTTTGTGAATTTCCATGGCTTTCAGGGCTTCTTTTCCATGATGAAATGGGCCTTTAGAGATTACACGAGGTGTGTAGGCCTCTTCCTTTACACGTCGGAGTCGATCAGGAACCCGGTAGATGCAACGCGAAGGGGACCGGGGAGACAAGCTATCCAACTCCTTTCTCAAAGTTTCTAGCGGGTTTGCTTTATCCAACTCCTTTCTCAAAGTTCCTCTCAAAGTTTCTAACCGGTTTAAGCTATCCAACTCCTTTGTCAAAGTTTCTAACGGGTTTTCTATAGAGAAAAACTCAGTTACCGTTCTCAAACTATGCtgtcaaggccaatttgatacatgaactctcaaaagtatcaatgtgatattcaaacacatattttgacactaacgtgatacttccgtccaaaatttctgacggcaCAATTTCTTTGCTGACGTggagacaaatttttttttttattaagggCAGAATAATCTTTCACTACTagctaattaaaaaaaaaaaaaacgaaaccATGAACAGAACTCTCTCTCCCAACTCcaattattcttcttcttcccaacaCTACCTCCTCCCACTCcaattcttgttcttcttcttcccaacaCTACCTCCAATCATAACTCAGATTCACCTCTTCCTTTCTTCGCTTTACTTTAGCTCTCTCCTCTCTTCAATCTTATCTCCGACATAATCTTATCTATCACCTCCATATATGTGTTGTCTGTCCATTTCTGAGCTCCTATTCAAGtttcagtttctgggtttttgttctttcCTCTGCTTTAATTTCCAGTCgtgtttttaactttttatttatttattttcattcatttatgttttatGGGTTTTTGTTTGAACTTTAAACAGCTCTTTTGAGACTTATTTCTGATTATTTGCTCAATAAAGCCTTGAAATTTGAGTCAAAGATTCatgctgacaggacccgcctcggatttcaccatgaaatccaaagtgaccctgcggggcccactttagaaaaaattctaccaaaaatttggcggaacttcccctaaaatggacaacccaaacctgtagaaaacatttacactcctcAAACAATTCATCcctatgctcctggagccaccctgctccctaaatcaacatcagtctccaattcacaaaacacacatctcaactcgaaaagcataaatctcataggaaatcagagcaattctaacagaaaggtataagaggaaaacctaattcaacgacagatgcggaagccatgctgttgactatgcctaaactccgtgtacgcccgacctcaaccaattcgcctgcaaactgggcatttgaaaccgaagggcccaggggaaagtacataaaatacgttagcgtgagtggacaaaaataaacaatttttaaaccaagtggattttatactttcccacatttatttccttaaaaactctcgatgcatgcaacgatttagaaaacaaatcacgagaagctccactcaagaaaaaccgactagccccgctagtcacaaacaactgagaggaaagatcaaaactccgatactcaacaggataagaccagccccgctggttacacggaaatcagactaggccccgctagtcgagaaatgataggatatggggaagagatatcaccatgcGGGCAATAGAGcctccaggctctacctaccctcaactgccactcacacatagattgtgcgaggaggagaactaataacctcaacttccactcacacatagattgtgcgaggatgagaccaaataacctcgactgccacccacgtgaggaggagaataaatcacctctactaccactcaccaacacaaagtaggtgaggaggagaacaagctacctcaactgccactcaccaacacaaagtcagtgaggaggagacctaataacataacccgcgtatggtgaggaaaaatcatcgaaaaccagtaaatccatgtagcttccccacatttctcacgagatagaaaccatgtattcaacgacgtgaccccgcacgccaagattactctcaatctcaaaataaataagtgagaaatagaaataAACCGAcgcccaaaatattctcaaatccgtaaccgaaaccggaaattagtataagcaaatcccatttccaaaaatctctcaaaatctccaagaaaccaaccaaatccaaaatccttaattaggcatccccgatgccaaaaccgacagtcaataaataaatgagaaatccaactccatcgaaactcatctcgagaatcttccaggaacttaaatcggcaattagaaatatacttaattccagaagattacctcggaaataagcaatttgtcaaatactattataaatcataatcaacctttgaaactcattatcgaGAGCAAAAccacgagataaaccgagatcggatttccgaaaatcaaatcatttgctcaataagtaatatgattaaaactagagcattatttaagaaaataaatgcatgcatcagtatttaaaaataaaagtccactcacagtactattccgacgatcacgcattcgtgttccgtcatcgagcaatagctcggtacgtcgtcctgtacacaattatattccgtgaataattcttcaataatttaatacaattcctaaaaccaattcctcataatttcacctcccaattctcctcggatttagcccaaattatactactaataccaattcgttaatttaaaggttccaaggcagaaccgtgagatatccgacggtcggattctcgtaattcgataatcgaaaccctaaacttcagaaattcataattaattccaagtttctccaaaaatcaccaaacttcacatacaagctctacacaatttatagaatttaatgggctaaaaacctgaattaaaacactgtcctacacgcctccacgcgccacccacagtggcggcgcgtggggctcacgcgccggctgccaccacctccgatggccaccagaATTCAACAGTAGCTGCAAAACCACAGACCCAACAACATTCTCAACTACAACTTCtctcaattttacctttaaacgtCCGGATTAATCccgtgaagaaaacccagaaatggttTTCAGATGCCctcttcgattcgacctctacaccgGAAATTGCAGCAAGAGGGGTTGGGGAAAACGTTCACCAGCTCGAGGAGTCCCTGCTGTCCACCTTTAGCGGTCGGAGGTGGTCGGAAACGATGGAATCGCCTGAAGGATCGAAATTGGACCCGGAAGGAACTTCACGTCGATTTGAGCTTTTTCGGCCAAATCGTTGCAAATCAAGGGCACCAGCGTGAAGGTGGGAAGGAGGCGAGTTTGTGGTAGCTTGGAACACGCCGGGGGACGGCCGGACGGCGTCGAATTGCAGCGAGGAAGCTGCTGCCCGAAGAGGAAGGGGGAGAGcgcggggaagagagagagagctggggtgagtttccggaaatggaaacctacctcggtaatttttccatatatatataatttttaccatgaacagtaactttcacattttagcgtataactttcgcatgcgaactccgatttttacgaaccacatatgcacgcgctcggtttaacgttctctacaactttcatgaagaacattttctcaaattttgacccgaacaaaaagtcatattttagggccactaaaagtatcgaaacgactgtaaaagtgaaagtagttgtcgtttaccgttcaaatgactagtaaacgggtaaatgaagatacgggatgttacacaTGCTTCCTGGGTTTCATGTAGGAATATCTTCCCATGAGTCAAAGATTCAACCCTGTTCTTGCCACTGGTGCCTACATCCGATATACTCAATTTCAAAATATCTTAAACCACATCAAGCTCAAATTTTGCTACAGAACTATGTGAATACCCAGAAAAATCAATGTcatcatcatcaatcaattTGTCAAAGAAATCCTCGTCGGTCTGAACAAAATTTTCCGCAGGTGCAGTAAAAGCATAAATTTACATGAATAGCCGACAAGCTCTAGAAAACCGCCACCACGCCATCACCACGCGTCAAAACAGCGCCAACCCGAAAACCTCCATCGCAGCACTGTCCTGACACGCCGCAAGACACCCCTACACCAATCTGAAGATCCCCAGCAGATCCAAGACAGAGATCGAGTCAGATCCTATCGGGATTGGCCCCACCAACACCAGATCCGAACAGCCACAGCCAACACGCAGGGGCGATGACGTCAGAAGCCACCGCCGGAGCCCCGAGATCCGCCGCAGCACCCCCGCGACCGTCACCCATGAACCGAGATGGCGGACCGGCACAACATCCCAGCCACCTACCCAGAGCCACGCCGCATCCTTGGCACCCCTCCACATCTTAACAAATAGCCTCCCCTCCCGGACAGGAGCGTAACGATGGAGGATCCATCGGCGATCGGCCAGAAGAGAAAGCCCTCCTCcgaatttcctttcttttttcctcttgCGCGTGGGGCGCGTTCTTTTTCTCCCTCACGAGTCCCCCTGatattttctttctgtttttttaagTCCCAGATCatctgagaagaagaagaataagaagataaagaagaaggaaaaagaaaaagaagaagggaaaaaaaaattaacaaaagaaaagggcaaattggtcttttttttttgtttttggtcttcacgtgcttgccacgtcagcaaagaAATGGCGCagtcagaaattttggacggaagtatcatgtgtttgggtatcacattgatacttttgggagttcgggtatcaaattggccttggtaGCATAGTTTGAGGACGGTAGctaaatttttctcttttctatatCAGTTGGAGCAGGTACAACACTTCCTTCCATTTTGCTGCTGGATGATGACGATTACAGATTACTGAAACCACAATCAAACAGGTAATTACTGAGGGTGGgtgcaattttttatttatttattttttgagaagCAGGGAGTATGCATCTATTGGTTACTGGCTTGTTGGTAGTGAACATTTTCTCATGGAAGAGATTTGGAACTCCACTTTTTTTACTACTTAAAAGTAGAGTAAAATTTATTGGAAAGTGTTTTGACTACTTAACAGTAGAGTACACGTGCATCTTAAAATTTATTGAAAAGTGTAACAGCATAGGATCACTTTCTATAAAAATAAGAGGAGTGAAATTCACATAAAAATAAATTCACACTCCTCATTTTATAATACAcactctattttttattttttagtatcttaaattttgtatttttataaAAACCAAAATTTAGGGATGATTTAGTGTAGCTAACATCGAGGGGGTTTTCGGAGCTCCTAGGGTTTTCTCGTATACCTTGGGTTTGCTCGTATTTGGCCTAGCGGTCTCGTCTGGTGGCATCCCAGTGCTGGTGTGGGCCTCTGGCTTCGCTGGTACTTGGTGGTTGTTGCCGGACGGGTATTTGGATTCTTCATGGGGATGGAGGCGAAGTTGTTGCGAGCGACTCTTCTCTACCGTGGATGATGTCGGCGGCTCATCTTATGGCTGTTCTGATCTGGTCAAGAGTGAATGACTGATTTTTGTCCATAACAAGAGTGTTCGGTGCTGGGTGGGAAGGCGGGGTTGGTCTCCATCACATTTGATTCTGTCTTTCTGTGATAGAGGTCGGCAGGAGGCGGCTGGGCATATGGGTTTTTGGAGGAGGATTTTCAGGATGGGTCGGGTCTGTTGGCAGGGAGGACGGATATGGCGGTGGTTGGGTTTTGTTGGTTGGGGCTCATCACAAAACAGAATTGCAGTGGGGTGGTGCGATGGTGCATGTACCAATCTAGCGATGGCAGCAGTCATTTGAGGTCCGGCGACTATTGTTTGGCAGTGGATTGGTAGTAGCAACGATTTccttttagtttttgttaaGGTTTTGTTTTTTCAGTTAGTTTGTTGGTTAGGGTTAATAAGTCCTTGCTCCTTTGAGTCAGGGTTGAGTTcctactcttttgagctaggATTAGGTTTAGATGTTatgccatgtaaatggtgtcattcccgAGGACTATTTGTTTCAACTTCGGTTTACTATTGTAGGCAATTTGCTGACGAGCGATCCTTTACACAAGGTTTGGTACTTTTTGGccacggtgttgaagaggacgcaGTCTTTTTGCTG
Coding sequences:
- the LOC112171689 gene encoding UPF0481 protein At3g47200, with the protein product MGDGRGGAAADLGAPAVASDVIAPACWLWLFGSGTDEDFFDKLIDDDDIDFSGYSHSSVAKFELDVHSLRTVTEFFSIENPLETLTKELDSLNRLETLRGTLRKELDKANPLETLRKELDSLSPRSPSRCIYRVPDRLRRVKEEAYTPRKREKKLRTCYADTFDLESDEFVKIILVDAIFVIQFLRRYSDSELQKENDCIFGKPRMVEDVLTDLLMLENQLPFFILEYLFKKFFILGDNPASVRSLSIQFLREQGATAFGIELDDSPRVEAKHIVDLFRGLLIAPMSKEPPMIKTEKSATTPCIEKLHLAEVQFKPVKTTKLFDIRFDVTTKWFGIGFHKGILKIPKLHTGDTTELVLTNLIAFEQCITSEDYCIRDYVSIMDELVDDSKDVGLLVKYKIVENDLGGGDQDLATLINNLSTGIVYNKNYFYYGHLCGELDKFYSSKWHKWIANLSSSYFNTPWTTMSFVAAVVLLILTAIQTICSIISLK